From Brienomyrus brachyistius isolate T26 chromosome 18, BBRACH_0.4, whole genome shotgun sequence, one genomic window encodes:
- the LOC125713285 gene encoding prostaglandin E synthase 3-like has translation MLPATTKWYDRRDCVVIEFCVEDSKDVKVKFEKSKVNFICLGGTDGHKHQNEIDLFEVIDPNESKHKRTDRSVLCYLRKVESGKSWPRLTKDKAKLNWLGVDFNNWKDWEDDSDEELSSFDRFSEMMNNMGGEDELPDVDGADEDEYVDSDDEKMPDLE, from the exons AT GCTGCCAGCAACTACGAAGTGGTATGATAGGCGGGACTGTGTTGTTATTGAGTTTTGTGTCGAAGACAGTAAAGATGTCAAGGTGAAATTTGAGAAATCAAAGGTGAATTTTAT CTGTCTTGGTGGAACAGATGGACACAAACATCAAAATGAGATTGACCTTTTTGAAGTTATTGATCCAAAT GAATCCAAGCACAAACGGACGGATAGATCTGTACTGTGTTATTTACGAAAAGTTGAATCTGGGAAGTCCTGGCCAAGGTTAACAAAAGACAAGGCAAAA CTAAATTGGCTTGGTGTTGATTTTAATAACTGGAAGGACTGGGAAGATGATTCAGATGAAGAACTTTCTAGTTTTGACCGTTTCTCAGAG atgatgaacaACATGGGGGGGGAAGACGAACTGCCCGATGTGGATGGTGCAGATGAA GATGAATATGTGGACAGTGATGATGAAA AAATGCCTGACCTTGAATGA